TTTCGCTCTTCGCCTACCAGGCCCAAATCGCTTTGTCGACCAACGATACCGTATCACGCAAAGGGAACCGTCATCCGACGATCACTCCCTATGAAACGTTTGCCGCGAAGGACGGCTATTTGAATGTCGCCGTGGGGAGCGAATCCGCCTGGAAGAGTTTTTGCTCGGCCGCGGGGCGTAAAGAGCTCGCGAGCGACCCGCGCTTCAGGACGAATGCGGAGAGGGTGAAACACCGGGCCGCGTTGGAGCGCATCCTCGTACCTCTCATGAAATCAAGGAAGGTGGCGGAATGGATCAGGCGCCTCGAGCGGGCCGACGTGCCGGCGGGCCGGATCAATTCGATCCGGGACGCCCTGAGGCTGACCGTCCTTCGCGAGCGGAAGATGCTGTCGACGATTCCGCGTGCTGCGGGTGGCGCGCTGAGGATGGTCGGAAGTCCTTTCTCGGCCGCCGGGTGGCGATCCGGCGCCGACTCTCCGCCCCCCCGCCTCGGCCAGCATACCCGTGAAATACTCGTGGATCTGGGTTACACGGTCTCGCAGATCGAGACGTTTGGCAGAAAGGGAATTGTGTAGTGGAGAAGTCGAAAATCTTCGTTGCGGTGGCGGGAAATATCGGCTCCGGGAAGTCCTCCCTCACGCAACTGCTCAGCAAGCACTACGGATGGAAGGCGCTGTACGAATCCGTCGAGGACAATCCCTATCTCGCCGACTTCTACGTTGACATGAACCGGTGGTCGTTCAACCTCCAGGTCTACTTCCTCTCGAAGCGGTTCAATGACCACAAGAACATCGTCGAGGGATCGGAAGACGTCATCCAGGACAGGTCGATTTACGAAGACGCCGAGATCTTCGCGAAAAACCTCCACCTGATCGGAAAAATGGACGCGCGCGACTACACAAACTACCGGGAATTATACGGGGTGATGACGGCGTATCTCCAGCCCCCCGACCTCCTGATCTATCTCGACGCACGGATCGAGACCCTCCTCACGCAGATCGCAAAACGGGGGCGCGAGTACGAACAGACCATCCCCCGCTCCTACCTCGAACAGCTCAATGGTCATTACCACGACTGGATCGGCTCCTACCGGCTCGGGCCCTTGCTCGTCGTCCCCTCGGATGAAGTCGACTTCGTGCACGAACGGGGGGACTTCAACCGGATTCTCCTCCTGATCCAGGCGAAGCTGATGGAGCTCGGCTACCGGACCGGGTAGCCGCAGCCTTTAGGCTGCGTCCATCCGCCCGCGACCTTAAGGTCGCGGCTACCCGTACCTCTGCGTTCAGGATGAGATCCTTCGGTCGCTTTGCTCCCTCAGGATGACAATCGATCAGCGCTGGGCGCTCAGGAGCCGGGAGTACCCCTTCGCATCCGTCAGCAGGCTTCGAGCCGTTTTCAACTGGACGTCGTCGAGGAGCGAGGTCTCGATTCTTCCGTGTTCCCCCTTGTACCTGCTCATGATTTCGACCTTGAGCGCGCTGACGATCCCGTCCCGGTCGCGGTCGAGGCTCATCGATTTCTCGCGGTCCACATCCTTCCCGAGTTTGTCGAGTTCGGCCATCACCGCCTCGCTGTAATGCAATTTCCGCGCCGCGTCCGTCAACTCCGCGAGCTTCTTTCCGCCGTCGTCCTGAAACGTGAACTTCTGTCCGGCCACAAAGTCCTTGAATTGCCGGAAGAGGCTGTCGCCGTCCAGTGCGGCCGGAGCCTCTTTTTGATTCGACACAAACCGCGTCGCAAATTTGAAGTACATCGATTTCCTGAGGAGCTCGCTGTAGACGTCGCTCCTCACCGGT
This region of Bacteroidota bacterium genomic DNA includes:
- a CDS encoding deoxynucleoside kinase; the protein is MEKSKIFVAVAGNIGSGKSSLTQLLSKHYGWKALYESVEDNPYLADFYVDMNRWSFNLQVYFLSKRFNDHKNIVEGSEDVIQDRSIYEDAEIFAKNLHLIGKMDARDYTNYRELYGVMTAYLQPPDLLIYLDARIETLLTQIAKRGREYEQTIPRSYLEQLNGHYHDWIGSYRLGPLLVVPSDEVDFVHERGDFNRILLLIQAKLMELGYRTG